One part of the Streptomyces lienomycini genome encodes these proteins:
- a CDS encoding HAD family hydrolase codes for MPSSTRPAPTVGFDLDMTLIDSRPGIRACYLELSARTGTHVDADLAVTRLGPPLADELAHWFPAEEIPAVADLYREIYPAHAIEPTRALTGAREAVAAVRESGGRAIVVTAKYEPNAKLHLAHLGIEPDAVIGDLWAEQKAVALREHGADVYVGDHVGDVRGAHAAGARSVAVTSGPCDADELRAAGADVILADLTRFPEWLAAYRDGEGDAEGLATARA; via the coding sequence ATGCCCTCCTCGACCCGCCCCGCGCCCACCGTCGGATTCGATCTCGACATGACGCTGATCGACTCGCGGCCCGGCATCCGCGCCTGCTACCTCGAACTGAGCGCGCGGACGGGGACGCACGTCGACGCCGACCTGGCCGTCACCCGGCTCGGGCCGCCGCTGGCCGACGAGCTGGCCCACTGGTTCCCGGCCGAGGAGATCCCCGCCGTCGCCGACCTGTACCGGGAGATCTACCCCGCCCACGCGATCGAGCCCACGCGCGCCCTGACCGGCGCCCGCGAGGCCGTCGCCGCCGTGCGCGAGAGCGGCGGCCGGGCCATCGTCGTGACCGCCAAGTACGAACCCAACGCCAAGCTGCACCTGGCGCACCTCGGCATCGAGCCGGACGCCGTGATCGGCGACCTGTGGGCCGAGCAGAAGGCGGTGGCGCTGCGCGAGCACGGCGCGGACGTCTACGTCGGCGACCACGTCGGCGACGTCCGCGGGGCCCACGCCGCCGGCGCCCGCTCGGTGGCCGTCACCAGCGGGCCCTGCGACGCGGACGAGCTGCGCGCGGCGGGCGCGGACGTGATCCTCGCCGACCTCACCCGCTTCCCGGAGTGGCTCGCGGCCTACCGGGACGGCGAGGGCGACGCCGAGGGACTCGCCACGGCCCGCGCCTGA